In one Armatimonadota bacterium genomic region, the following are encoded:
- a CDS encoding bifunctional oligoribonuclease/PAP phosphatase NrnA, translating into MMTKNTLKDAWRRLAKGKSFVLACHQRPDGDTLGSALALAHILRRMDKDVVVLAEDGVPDNYTFIPESDTILTQTDRRDFDIGVLIDSEGLKRIGTASEAVSSAKETACIDHHVPNGGFGDIRVADRTLSSTAEVMAEFFDANEVEVDQIAATQLLTGLIADTGAFRFANTTARTFEIAAHLQSLGAQPSVIAREVYESRPLRSARLLGRALTSLETDESGRVVWASITQKDLDDLGATDADTDSIVNQVAAVKGPKVAILFRETKPDSIRISLRSRDGVDVNQIAKVFDGGGHVAAAGCHYDGSLEDARKAIVAEVLRWMES; encoded by the coding sequence ATGATGACGAAGAACACTCTTAAAGACGCCTGGAGACGCCTTGCAAAGGGCAAATCGTTTGTCCTGGCGTGTCACCAGCGTCCCGACGGCGATACGCTCGGCAGCGCGCTGGCTCTGGCGCATATACTGCGCCGGATGGATAAAGATGTAGTCGTCCTTGCAGAAGACGGCGTGCCGGACAACTACACATTCATTCCCGAGTCGGATACGATCCTTACGCAGACCGACAGGCGGGACTTTGATATAGGTGTGCTCATCGACAGCGAGGGCCTCAAGCGCATCGGGACCGCAAGCGAGGCTGTCTCAAGCGCAAAAGAGACTGCATGCATTGATCATCATGTTCCAAACGGCGGGTTCGGCGATATCCGCGTGGCGGATAGGACTCTCAGCTCGACCGCTGAAGTGATGGCTGAGTTCTTTGATGCAAATGAAGTCGAGGTCGACCAGATTGCCGCGACTCAGCTCCTCACCGGCCTTATTGCAGATACGGGAGCTTTCAGGTTCGCCAACACTACCGCCAGGACGTTTGAGATCGCAGCGCATCTGCAATCACTAGGCGCGCAGCCGTCCGTCATTGCGCGTGAAGTGTATGAAAGCAGGCCGCTTCGCTCAGCAAGGCTCCTTGGCAGGGCGCTGACCTCACTTGAAACTGACGAGTCCGGGCGCGTGGTTTGGGCTTCAATAACTCAGAAAGACCTCGATGATCTTGGCGCAACCGACGCCGATACGGATTCCATAGTGAATCAAGTCGCTGCAGTAAAGGGGCCGAAAGTCGCAATACTCTTTCGCGAAACAAAACCCGATTCTATCAGGATCAGCCTCAGGTCGCGGGACGGCGTGGACGTAAACCAGATTGCAAAGGTCTTCGACGGCGGCGGGCATGTCGCTGCCGCGGGCTGCCATTACGACGGCTCACTGGAGGATGCCAGGAAAGCGATCGTGGCTGAGGTCTTGAGATGGATGGAGTCGTAA
- a CDS encoding glycoside hydrolase family 2 TIM barrel-domain containing protein, with protein MESPESRGSSFPLFLYKGRMMKNDWENPELIHRNRLPARAHIFPYPDKDSAATDEREKSPWFVLLNGSWKFNYSQNPQSAPKDFFAEGFDASSWDAINVPGNWQMQGYGHPHYTNVMYPFPVDPPHVPTDNPTGSYLRNFEITEQWSDKQIFLRFEGVDSAFYVWVNGVEVGFSKGSRIPTEFDITEYVRTGKNTIAVRVLQWSDGSYCEDQDMWWLSGIFRDVYLIAAPKTHIRDISVRTTFDKNYRDAILSFSCNVQNYSNQAADDLTLGAVLLDDANKEVAAWTNSFNVAASADTRIGAEVNVAEPKKWSAETPYLYTLLVTLKDGSGNVVEVIPVKVGFRQVEIKGDVFCVNGVPIKIKGVNRHEFHTDLGRAVPLQAMVDDILLMKRHNINAVRTSHYPDDPRWYDLCDYYGIYLIDECDLETHGFGLQPDWRGNPTNDPIWESACVDRMVRMIERDKNHPSIIMWSLGNEAGLGCNHKAMAAKTRELDPTRPIHYEGDYKLEVADVYSRMYLHLNDVIKLGKGEYKIKGAHRNCKTMPFIQCEYAHAMGNGPGGLKEYWEAYYAYPRLMGGFIWEWCDHGIRQRTDDGHDYFAYGGDFGDQPNDGNFVCDGLVFPNRKPSPGLIEYKKVIEPVKVESIDLASGRFGITNLYDFRSLDHLELTWSIEADGEHVQSGKADIPHVEAHKSVDITLPYNMPEAAECYLTLSFTLACDETWVDRGHEVAWTQFRLPVSAKADGRTISEPLIMREDDTVIKIVGSDFDITFDRVHAIICDWRHEGKKLLNSGPRLNFRRALIDNDKIWADSWRNAGLHRLQHRTDSVEVSRPKSDTVKIHAIVRIAPPIYDRAFECEYIYTIYGDGEIVIDVHGIPTGDWPETLPRIGLQMTVPNDMDQVSWFGRGPGECYVDTKQAGRIGLHSMNVDDLYTPYIFPQENGNRTDVKWVTLKNSLGASLTAIGTPALDFSAHRFTTEDLDNARHTFDLAPRNEITLNLDYRHNGIGSASCGPGPWEKYLLKPEEFEFSIKLKAS; from the coding sequence GTGGAAAGCCCGGAATCGCGAGGCTCAAGCTTTCCGCTTTTTCTGTATAAAGGGCGCATGATGAAGAACGACTGGGAAAACCCTGAGCTGATCCACCGCAATCGACTGCCCGCAAGGGCGCATATATTCCCCTACCCTGATAAGGACAGCGCAGCCACCGACGAGAGAGAAAAATCGCCGTGGTTTGTTCTGTTGAACGGTAGTTGGAAGTTCAATTATTCCCAGAACCCGCAGTCCGCGCCTAAGGATTTCTTCGCTGAGGGCTTTGACGCCTCTTCATGGGATGCCATCAATGTGCCGGGCAACTGGCAGATGCAGGGATATGGTCATCCGCACTATACGAATGTGATGTATCCATTCCCGGTCGATCCGCCGCATGTCCCGACCGATAACCCCACAGGCTCATATCTGCGCAATTTTGAGATAACCGAGCAGTGGTCGGACAAACAAATTTTCCTTCGGTTCGAGGGTGTGGACTCAGCTTTTTATGTATGGGTGAACGGTGTCGAGGTCGGTTTCAGTAAGGGAAGCAGGATTCCTACCGAGTTCGATATTACTGAATATGTCCGCACAGGTAAAAACACTATCGCCGTTCGTGTTCTTCAATGGTCGGACGGCAGCTACTGCGAAGACCAGGACATGTGGTGGCTCAGCGGGATATTTCGCGACGTATATCTCATCGCCGCGCCGAAAACCCACATCCGTGATATATCTGTCCGCACCACATTTGATAAAAACTATCGCGACGCTATTCTGAGCTTTAGTTGCAATGTGCAGAACTACTCGAACCAAGCGGCAGATGACCTGACACTGGGTGCTGTATTGTTGGATGATGCAAACAAGGAAGTCGCGGCCTGGACAAACAGCTTTAATGTTGCGGCGAGCGCGGACACTCGTATCGGTGCAGAAGTGAATGTCGCTGAGCCAAAGAAATGGTCTGCTGAAACGCCATATCTGTATACTCTGCTGGTCACTCTTAAGGACGGCAGCGGAAACGTTGTCGAAGTAATCCCGGTCAAAGTCGGGTTCCGCCAGGTAGAGATCAAAGGTGACGTCTTCTGTGTAAACGGCGTCCCGATCAAGATCAAAGGCGTGAACCGCCATGAGTTCCATACAGACCTTGGTCGCGCAGTGCCTTTGCAGGCCATGGTTGACGATATCCTGCTGATGAAAAGGCACAATATCAATGCAGTGCGCACATCGCACTACCCTGACGACCCGCGCTGGTATGACTTGTGCGACTACTACGGCATCTATCTGATAGATGAGTGCGACCTGGAGACACATGGTTTCGGTCTGCAGCCGGACTGGCGCGGAAACCCGACTAACGATCCGATTTGGGAGAGCGCATGTGTCGACCGCATGGTCCGCATGATCGAGCGCGACAAGAACCATCCGTCGATTATAATGTGGTCCTTGGGAAATGAAGCCGGTTTGGGATGCAACCATAAAGCGATGGCAGCAAAAACACGCGAACTCGATCCGACCCGTCCGATCCACTATGAAGGCGACTATAAACTCGAAGTAGCCGATGTCTACAGCCGGATGTATCTCCATCTGAACGACGTGATCAAGTTAGGCAAAGGCGAATACAAGATCAAGGGCGCGCATCGCAACTGCAAGACGATGCCTTTCATCCAGTGCGAATATGCTCATGCTATGGGCAACGGACCCGGCGGGCTGAAGGAATATTGGGAGGCATATTACGCTTATCCGCGCCTGATGGGCGGGTTCATCTGGGAGTGGTGCGATCACGGCATCAGGCAGCGTACGGATGATGGCCATGATTATTTTGCATATGGCGGCGATTTCGGTGATCAGCCCAATGACGGCAACTTCGTATGCGATGGGCTTGTTTTCCCCAACAGAAAGCCCTCTCCCGGCCTGATCGAGTACAAGAAAGTGATCGAGCCAGTTAAAGTCGAGTCAATCGACCTTGCCTCGGGCCGCTTCGGGATCACTAATCTCTACGACTTCCGGTCTCTGGACCATCTTGAACTTACCTGGTCAATCGAAGCAGACGGCGAACATGTCCAAAGCGGCAAAGCTGACATTCCACACGTCGAGGCACATAAGTCTGTTGATATCACTTTACCCTATAACATGCCTGAAGCCGCAGAGTGCTATCTGACTCTCTCATTTACATTGGCATGCGACGAGACATGGGTAGATCGCGGCCATGAAGTGGCTTGGACACAGTTCAGACTGCCTGTCAGCGCTAAAGCAGATGGTCGAACCATCTCAGAACCGCTTATTATGCGAGAAGACGATACTGTCATAAAGATCGTGGGAAGCGATTTTGATATCACATTCGACAGGGTCCATGCGATCATATGTGACTGGCGCCATGAAGGCAAAAAGCTGCTCAATTCCGGGCCGAGACTCAATTTCCGGCGCGCACTCATCGACAACGACAAGATATGGGCTGATTCCTGGCGCAATGCAGGCCTGCACCGGCTCCAGCATCGGACTGATTCCGTCGAGGTGAGCAGGCCAAAGTCCGACACGGTCAAGATACATGCAATAGTGCGCATCGCTCCTCCAATATATGACCGCGCATTTGAGTGTGAATATATATACACTATATATGGCGATGGTGAAATCGTAATAGATGTCCACGGCATTCCCACAGGTGACTGGCCGGAGACTCTGCCGAGGATCGGCCTGCAGATGACCGTTCCAAACGATATGGACCAGGTGTCATGGTTTGGCCGAGGGCCGGGCGAATGTTACGTAGACACAAAACAGGCCGGACGTATCGGTCTGCACTCAATGAACGTAGACGATCTCTACACGCCCTATATTTTCCCTCAGGAAAACGGTAACCGCACGGATGTGAAATGGGTCACTCTGAAAAACAGCCTTGGTGCGTCTCTGACAGCGATCGGTACGCCTGCACTCGATTTCAGCGCGCATCGCTTTACGACAGAGGACCTCGACAATGCCCGGCATACATTTGACCTTGCACCACGAAATGAGATAACACTTAACCTCGACTATCGACACAACGGCATAGGCTCCGCAAGCTGCGGCCCAGGTCCTTGGGAAAAGTATCTGCTCAAACCGGAAGAATTCGAATTCTCAATCAAACTAAAAGCAAGCTAA
- the rbfA gene encoding 30S ribosome-binding factor RbfA, with protein sequence MSTRQEKIQGLLKEEVSEILHREFKDPRLGFVTVTDAEITSDLRHARVFVSVLGTDEERSANLAILKRAEHFVRQALGKRIHMKTLPEIEFKLDTSADKGIRIFELLEEIKHDDEEHS encoded by the coding sequence GTGAGTACACGACAGGAAAAAATACAGGGACTTCTCAAGGAAGAAGTCAGTGAGATACTGCACCGCGAGTTCAAAGACCCCCGGCTGGGTTTTGTGACAGTGACCGATGCCGAGATTACATCGGATCTGCGGCACGCGCGCGTGTTCGTAAGCGTATTAGGAACTGATGAAGAACGCAGCGCGAATTTGGCAATATTAAAAAGGGCCGAGCACTTTGTGCGGCAGGCCTTGGGTAAACGAATCCACATGAAAACTCTGCCCGAGATTGAGTTTAAGCTCGACACCTCTGCAGATAAGGGCATAAGGATTTTCGAGCTGCTGGAAGAAATCAAGCATGATGACGAAGAACACTCTTAA
- the infB gene encoding translation initiation factor IF-2 → MSEIKVHQLAKDLGITNSDLLAVLKDLGVEATSGSTVLDDSTAQTVKDMISQDKGVIDQAKTIEIPQSLSVRELGEALGVNTADVQKKLVEMGILASVNQQVGADVASKVAEKWGFSVKIVAKKEAREQKPAKLAPQPKSKHASKMQPRPPVITVMGHVDHGKTTLLDAIRRTNVTEQEFGGITQHIGAYQVDWKGKKITFLDTPGHAAFTAMRARGASVTDIAVLVVAADDAVMPQTIEAIDHAKAAGVPIIVAINKIDKPEANVERTMQQLMEHDLMPEEWGGDTIIVKTAAKQHKGIDELLEMILLVAEMADLKAEVSASKVQGSVIEAQVDPHRGPVATVLIQRGTLKIGASLVAGEAYGKIKAMFDDKGERITKATPSTPVEILGLSTAPQAGDRLESAKDDKEARAIAEKRVAEARQERISATSKITLEDLYKHIQEGVVKKLGVVLKADVQGSEEAVRQSLLKIEHEEVRVEIIHSSVGNINESDILLATASNAIVIGFNVKVAPDAARMAEAEHVEIRTYNVIYELTKDVRGAMAGLLEPVFEEIKLGEAEVRATFRVPNQGLVAGCYVTDGRVVRNESVRVRRDNEVIYEGKLDSLRHVKDEVKEMAQGYECGIRTTGFNDYQVGDIIEAFTKKQIARAI, encoded by the coding sequence ATGAGCGAGATTAAAGTACATCAGCTCGCAAAGGACCTTGGGATCACAAATAGTGACCTGCTCGCCGTCCTAAAGGATTTGGGCGTGGAGGCCACGAGTGGGTCTACGGTTCTTGACGACTCCACCGCCCAAACTGTCAAAGATATGATATCCCAGGATAAGGGTGTCATAGATCAGGCCAAGACAATCGAAATACCGCAGTCGCTTTCAGTCAGGGAACTGGGTGAGGCGCTTGGAGTTAATACGGCAGATGTCCAGAAGAAGCTTGTCGAGATGGGAATTCTTGCGAGTGTAAACCAGCAGGTCGGCGCGGATGTGGCCAGCAAGGTGGCGGAAAAGTGGGGGTTCTCGGTCAAGATTGTCGCCAAGAAAGAGGCGCGCGAACAGAAACCTGCTAAGCTGGCTCCGCAGCCGAAGTCAAAGCACGCAAGTAAGATGCAGCCCAGACCGCCGGTAATTACCGTTATGGGTCATGTCGACCATGGCAAGACCACTCTGCTCGATGCGATCCGCCGCACAAACGTTACCGAGCAGGAGTTCGGCGGGATCACGCAGCACATCGGCGCATATCAGGTAGATTGGAAGGGCAAGAAGATCACCTTCCTCGATACACCTGGCCATGCGGCGTTTACTGCAATGCGCGCAAGAGGCGCCAGCGTGACCGACATCGCAGTGCTTGTGGTCGCTGCCGATGATGCGGTCATGCCTCAGACTATTGAAGCGATCGACCATGCCAAGGCTGCAGGCGTTCCGATTATTGTAGCGATAAACAAAATTGATAAACCCGAAGCCAATGTCGAGCGCACCATGCAGCAGCTTATGGAGCACGATCTGATGCCGGAAGAATGGGGCGGCGACACTATCATAGTAAAGACCGCGGCCAAGCAGCACAAAGGTATCGATGAACTTCTTGAGATGATACTGCTGGTCGCAGAGATGGCTGATCTGAAGGCTGAGGTCTCAGCGAGCAAGGTGCAGGGAAGTGTAATCGAGGCTCAGGTCGATCCGCACAGAGGACCGGTTGCTACTGTTCTTATCCAGCGGGGAACGCTGAAAATAGGGGCTTCTCTGGTAGCCGGTGAAGCATACGGCAAGATCAAGGCTATGTTCGACGACAAGGGAGAGCGTATAACCAAGGCTACTCCGTCGACTCCGGTTGAAATCCTGGGTCTTTCGACTGCGCCGCAGGCCGGTGATCGACTCGAATCGGCAAAGGATGACAAGGAAGCCAGAGCGATCGCTGAAAAGCGCGTTGCGGAAGCACGTCAGGAGCGTATCTCGGCAACAAGCAAGATCACCCTCGAAGACTTATACAAACATATACAAGAAGGCGTCGTAAAGAAGCTTGGTGTAGTCCTGAAGGCCGATGTCCAGGGTTCTGAGGAAGCAGTCAGACAGTCTCTTCTCAAGATCGAGCACGAAGAGGTCCGTGTGGAGATAATTCACTCCAGCGTCGGAAACATCAACGAGTCGGATATTCTGCTGGCGACCGCATCCAACGCAATCGTGATTGGCTTCAATGTAAAAGTGGCTCCAGATGCCGCAAGGATGGCTGAAGCCGAGCATGTGGAGATCAGGACATACAACGTTATCTATGAACTCACAAAAGATGTCAGAGGCGCGATGGCAGGCCTGCTTGAACCGGTATTTGAAGAAATCAAGCTGGGTGAGGCAGAGGTCAGAGCTACATTCAGAGTGCCCAATCAGGGCCTGGTTGCCGGTTGTTATGTCACCGATGGCCGTGTAGTCCGAAACGAGAGCGTCAGGGTTCGCAGAGACAATGAAGTGATCTATGAAGGCAAACTTGACTCACTGCGCCACGTCAAAGACGAAGTAAAAGAGATGGCTCAGGGTTATGAGTGCGGCATTAGAACTACCGGTTTCAACGACTACCAGGTCGGCGATATCATAGAGGCATTCACCAAGAAACAGATCGCGCGCGCGATTTAA
- a CDS encoding KGG domain-containing protein → MVEEKPGPRRGSVGAKKIAEAHRGSHEHDQSGGFAANPELAKQAGRKGGEAVKKKYGPQFYREIGKKGGETVKQERGSEFYAEIGRRGGEMRSTRMKERMAQEQKQQKKK, encoded by the coding sequence ATGGTCGAAGAGAAACCAGGACCACGGCGCGGGTCTGTCGGCGCAAAGAAAATTGCGGAGGCGCATCGCGGTTCACATGAACACGATCAATCCGGCGGGTTCGCCGCAAACCCTGAACTGGCCAAACAGGCCGGACGCAAAGGCGGTGAAGCGGTCAAAAAGAAATATGGGCCGCAGTTCTATCGAGAAATAGGCAAAAAAGGCGGAGAGACAGTCAAGCAGGAACGCGGGTCGGAGTTCTATGCCGAAATCGGACGCCGCGGAGGCGAAATGCGCAGCACCAGGATGAAAGAGAGAATGGCGCAGGAACAGAAACAGCAGAAAAAAAAGTAG
- a CDS encoding MFS transporter, with amino-acid sequence MFLQNRVPPKVRNTYNKDAWAGILGSVMTGLTVPFIAIIAREQLKASIFEIGIITAVPAGGSILSLYWAHIMKGRSAMAFAVWPAVICRALLLLTLFAVNSWSFVTIIVLFWIITTVPGPAYSVLMKEMYPDSDRVRIMSYVRVCIVITSIIVAAAAGPLLKIVSYRYVFAIAGVFGIGSALCFNRIPSAAVVAGSSESFMHMIAEAIRALRKDHAFRWFCGGVFIFGAANLFAIPIYSIYQVDVLHVDTRWASVYSVVGQIVAMGAYFYWGPYADRKRPALVSIINTALFCAIPINYLFASHAWMLIPTCVIGGIANAGLELSYFNSILHYAPSDKVTLYQGIFASLMGIRGISIPFISAALVQNELLSMQTVFIIAALVTALGAVAQIYGVRRYET; translated from the coding sequence GTGTTCCTGCAAAACAGAGTGCCGCCAAAGGTGCGTAATACCTATAATAAAGATGCGTGGGCGGGCATCTTAGGCTCTGTGATGACCGGGCTGACGGTTCCCTTTATCGCGATTATCGCGCGCGAACAGCTCAAAGCCAGCATTTTTGAGATCGGCATAATCACGGCGGTACCCGCAGGAGGCAGCATTCTGTCGCTTTACTGGGCGCACATAATGAAAGGGCGGTCTGCAATGGCATTTGCGGTCTGGCCGGCTGTCATCTGTCGAGCGTTGCTGCTTCTGACATTGTTTGCAGTCAATTCATGGTCGTTCGTCACAATCATAGTATTATTTTGGATCATCACTACGGTTCCTGGCCCTGCCTATTCCGTACTGATGAAAGAGATGTATCCCGACAGCGATCGTGTTCGGATCATGTCTTACGTGCGTGTCTGCATTGTCATTACCTCCATTATTGTCGCTGCCGCCGCAGGGCCTCTGTTAAAGATCGTAAGCTATCGATATGTTTTTGCGATTGCAGGGGTATTTGGAATAGGTTCTGCTCTATGCTTTAACCGGATTCCAAGTGCTGCTGTCGTCGCAGGGTCGTCAGAGAGCTTTATGCATATGATTGCCGAGGCGATACGGGCTCTGCGGAAAGATCACGCGTTCAGGTGGTTTTGCGGAGGAGTGTTTATCTTCGGCGCGGCCAATCTGTTCGCCATACCGATCTACTCCATTTATCAGGTCGATGTGCTCCATGTCGATACGCGGTGGGCGTCTGTGTATTCAGTCGTGGGCCAGATTGTTGCAATGGGGGCTTATTTTTACTGGGGGCCATATGCAGATAGAAAAAGGCCTGCTTTAGTCTCAATTATCAACACAGCCCTGTTTTGCGCCATTCCGATCAATTACTTGTTCGCATCGCATGCGTGGATGCTGATACCGACATGCGTGATCGGTGGGATTGCAAATGCGGGGCTCGAACTGTCATATTTCAACAGCATACTGCACTACGCTCCCAGCGACAAAGTGACGTTGTATCAGGGTATTTTCGCCAGTCTCATGGGGATACGCGGCATCAGCATACCGTTTATAAGTGCAGCGCTTGTGCAGAATGAGCTTCTCTCTATGCAGACAGTATTTATTATAGCGGCATTAGTGACGGCTTTGGGCGCGGTGGCTCAGATATATGGTGTGCGCAGATATGAGACGTGA
- a CDS encoding DUF503 domain-containing protein — MVIGILSVDLSVPGSDTLKDKRQVIKSLLDTIRNKFNVSAAEVGHLDSHRRAELAFACVSNEQSLVNSMLNKIMELIESNPLCEVVESDMQFV; from the coding sequence ATGGTTATCGGGATACTCTCTGTTGATCTGTCCGTGCCCGGCAGCGATACGCTAAAGGACAAAAGGCAAGTCATTAAGAGCCTTCTGGATACGATCCGCAACAAATTCAACGTTTCGGCTGCTGAAGTCGGTCATCTCGACTCGCACAGACGCGCGGAACTTGCTTTCGCATGCGTGAGCAATGAACAGTCGCTTGTCAATAGCATGCTCAATAAGATCATGGAGTTGATAGAATCGAACCCGCTTTGTGAAGTGGTCGAGTCCGATATGCAGTTCGTATAA
- a CDS encoding YlxR family protein has product MSGQTRKVPIRTCVSCRETSEKKRLIRIVRTGTGDVVIDPSGKMPGRGAYLCSANKCIQLAIKANKLGRALRCEIPECLNEELKKLVENEQ; this is encoded by the coding sequence ATGAGCGGACAGACGCGGAAGGTTCCGATAAGGACTTGTGTGTCGTGCCGCGAGACTTCCGAAAAGAAGCGGCTTATAAGGATCGTTCGTACCGGCACTGGTGATGTGGTTATCGACCCGAGTGGCAAAATGCCGGGCAGGGGCGCATATTTGTGCAGTGCCAACAAATGCATTCAGTTGGCTATTAAGGCCAATAAACTTGGTAGGGCGCTTAGGTGTGAGATTCCGGAGTGCCTGAACGAGGAACTAAAAAAACTTGTGGAAAATGAGCAATGA
- the nusA gene encoding transcription termination factor NusA, giving the protein MNADFLDALRQIEREKEIPLEVLLSAIESALETAYKKNYATTGDIRVRVSSSKGGFHVYCEKDVVENVVNEHTDITIEEARQHDSDVKLGDTIEIEVTPENFGRIAAQTAKQVVVQRIREAERERVYEEFGDRVGEVLTCTVSRREQRNVFVNLGKIEALLPPAEQVPSEPYRFNDRLKVYVLEVRRTPKGPQVVVSRTHPSLIRRLFEFEVPEIADGIVEIKSVAREPGARTKVAVSSNDEKVDAMGACVGHRGARVQSIVNELYGEKIDIVRWNENIEKFIGEALSPAKSISVKCNDESKTALVIMPDSQLSLAIGKSGQNVRLAARLTGWRIDIRSESQLAKAALMGEDLDEEPAIVAVPDIAAQEDEPEEVTED; this is encoded by the coding sequence ATGAATGCAGATTTCCTGGATGCTCTCCGGCAGATAGAAAGAGAAAAAGAGATACCTCTTGAGGTATTGCTTTCGGCTATAGAATCCGCGCTCGAGACCGCGTATAAGAAGAACTACGCGACTACGGGTGATATACGTGTACGCGTCAGCTCATCCAAGGGAGGCTTCCACGTCTATTGTGAAAAGGACGTGGTTGAGAATGTCGTAAATGAGCATACAGATATAACAATCGAAGAAGCGCGTCAGCATGATTCTGATGTCAAGCTTGGAGATACAATTGAAATAGAAGTTACGCCGGAAAACTTCGGCAGGATAGCTGCTCAGACGGCGAAACAGGTTGTGGTCCAGAGGATCCGTGAAGCCGAACGCGAGAGAGTATACGAAGAGTTCGGCGACAGGGTCGGCGAAGTGCTTACATGCACGGTCAGCCGCCGTGAGCAGAGGAACGTGTTCGTTAACCTCGGCAAAATTGAGGCTCTGCTGCCGCCTGCCGAGCAGGTGCCGTCGGAGCCATACAGGTTCAATGACAGGCTGAAAGTATATGTGCTGGAGGTCAGGCGGACTCCCAAAGGACCTCAGGTCGTGGTTTCGAGGACTCATCCCAGTCTGATCAGACGACTCTTTGAGTTTGAAGTCCCTGAGATCGCCGATGGGATTGTGGAGATAAAATCGGTAGCTCGTGAACCTGGTGCGCGCACCAAGGTTGCCGTCAGCTCTAATGACGAGAAAGTCGATGCGATGGGCGCATGTGTAGGCCACAGGGGTGCGCGTGTGCAGTCCATCGTCAACGAACTATATGGCGAGAAAATCGATATCGTTCGATGGAATGAGAATATAGAGAAATTCATCGGCGAGGCGCTTTCTCCCGCTAAGTCGATCTCGGTGAAGTGTAATGATGAGAGCAAGACTGCTCTGGTCATAATGCCGGACAGCCAGCTTTCGCTTGCCATAGGCAAGTCAGGCCAGAACGTGCGGCTTGCTGCGAGACTCACCGGTTGGCGGATAGATATTCGCAGCGAGTCTCAATTGGCAAAGGCTGCGCTTATGGGTGAGGATCTGGATGAAGAACCGGCAATCGTGGCGGTTCCTGATATTGCTGCGCAGGAGGACGAGCCGGAAGAAGTCACCGAGGACTAG